A window of Selenomonas ruminantium subsp. lactilytica TAM6421 contains these coding sequences:
- a CDS encoding cytochrome ubiquinol oxidase subunit I, with translation MEALLLSRWQFAITTIYHFLFVPLTLGLTIWVALLETCYVRTQRPHWKEPCRQLVKFFGTLFLINFSLGVVTGIVQEFHFGMNWSEYSRFMGDIFGAPLALEALTAFFLESTFLGIWMFGWDKLSPKAHCLCAWLIAIGSNLSAFWILVANSFMQHPVGYVVQNGRAEMNDFFALVTNPYVVGEYSHALFSGISTAGMLILAVSAWKYIHDKASQEVFRQVLLAGAIYMGIGVLGVMGSGHMHTQYLATANPMKLASMEALWENENPAPFAVMAVIDQDNHKNACEIKIPALFSLMLYNSPEGEVKGINTVNAEMVAKYGNGDYRPDVCGLFWSFRLMVGCGGAMLALAALVFTLIKMNMRELLSVVLKYVPLALPLPFLANTAGWFIAEGGRQPWIVVGLQKTADAVSPNLTVLEVFLTMVGFTLLYLVLIIAALYVAVRFIRKTSIPVDTSEGRDA, from the coding sequence ATGGAGGCTTTGCTTTTGTCGCGATGGCAATTTGCCATTACGACGATCTATCACTTTCTCTTTGTGCCGCTGACACTGGGGCTGACCATCTGGGTGGCTCTGTTGGAGACCTGCTATGTGCGGACGCAGCGGCCTCACTGGAAGGAACCATGCCGTCAGCTTGTGAAGTTCTTTGGCACACTCTTTCTGATCAACTTCAGTCTGGGCGTCGTCACCGGTATCGTGCAGGAATTCCACTTCGGCATGAACTGGTCTGAGTATTCACGCTTTATGGGGGATATCTTCGGCGCACCTCTGGCCCTTGAGGCACTCACAGCCTTCTTCCTGGAATCCACCTTCCTGGGCATCTGGATGTTTGGCTGGGATAAACTGTCCCCCAAAGCCCATTGCCTCTGTGCCTGGCTTATTGCCATCGGCAGCAATCTGTCCGCCTTCTGGATCCTCGTGGCCAACTCCTTCATGCAGCATCCCGTGGGCTATGTGGTACAGAATGGCCGGGCCGAGATGAATGACTTTTTCGCCCTCGTCACCAATCCCTATGTGGTAGGTGAGTACTCCCATGCCCTGTTCTCCGGCATTTCCACCGCCGGCATGCTGATTCTGGCCGTATCTGCCTGGAAATATATCCATGACAAGGCCTCGCAGGAAGTTTTCCGTCAGGTTCTGCTGGCCGGTGCCATCTATATGGGCATCGGCGTGCTGGGCGTTATGGGCAGCGGCCATATGCACACCCAATACTTAGCCACCGCCAATCCCATGAAGCTGGCTTCCATGGAAGCCCTTTGGGAAAATGAGAATCCGGCGCCCTTTGCCGTCATGGCAGTCATCGATCAGGACAATCATAAAAATGCCTGTGAGATCAAGATTCCGGCACTCTTCTCCCTGATGCTCTACAACAGCCCCGAGGGCGAAGTCAAAGGCATCAACACCGTAAATGCAGAAATGGTGGCCAAATACGGCAACGGAGATTACCGCCCCGATGTCTGCGGACTCTTCTGGAGCTTCCGCCTGATGGTTGGCTGCGGCGGTGCCATGTTGGCACTGGCAGCCCTTGTGTTCACTCTTATCAAAATGAACATGCGGGAATTGCTGTCCGTGGTCTTGAAATATGTTCCTCTGGCCCTTCCCCTGCCCTTCCTGGCCAATACCGCCGGCTGGTTCATCGCCGAAGGCGGCCGCCAGCCCTGGATCGTGGTAGGTTTGCAAAAGACCGCCGATGCTGTTTCACCGAATCTGACCGTTCTGGAGGTCTTCCTGACCATGGTTGGCTTCACTCTGCTCTACTTAGTCCTGATTATCGCCGCCCTCTATGTGGCGGTACGCTTTATCCGGAAAACTTCCATTCCCGTGGACACCTCTGAAGGGAGGGACGCATAA
- the cydB gene encoding cytochrome d ubiquinol oxidase subunit II, which yields MDYQVIWFILIAVLFTGFFFLEGFDYGVGMLFPFVSKRPEDRSLILRTIGPVWDGNEVWMITAGGALFAAFPHVYATMFSTFYLALFLMLVALILRGVAFELRTKEKCPCWQKTWDAAIFIGSIVPAFLWGVAVTDLAAGLPIAHNMIYQGNFLNLLSLYSILGGIVFVLVFAYHGASFLQLRLVDKGLLSRIQGLGKCAGGSAVIAYVLYLLLTMENTDLLARPCSLALFLATAVFFLLSLCLFAKKPGKNSFILGALAIASVTFGFFAGMFPRLMVSSLNPDWSLTITNASSTEYTLSIMTVAAFILVPIVLCYQIWTYYIFRKRLTADDPAHY from the coding sequence ATGGATTACCAGGTTATTTGGTTTATACTGATTGCCGTGCTCTTCACGGGGTTCTTCTTCCTGGAAGGCTTCGACTATGGCGTAGGTATGCTCTTTCCTTTCGTCAGCAAACGCCCGGAAGACCGCAGTCTGATCCTGCGCACCATCGGCCCCGTCTGGGACGGCAATGAAGTCTGGATGATCACCGCCGGCGGCGCTCTCTTTGCCGCCTTCCCCCATGTCTACGCCACCATGTTCAGCACCTTCTACCTGGCCCTGTTCCTGATGCTGGTGGCCCTGATCCTGCGAGGCGTGGCCTTTGAGCTGCGCACCAAGGAGAAATGCCCCTGCTGGCAGAAAACGTGGGATGCTGCCATCTTTATCGGCAGTATCGTTCCTGCTTTCCTCTGGGGCGTGGCTGTGACGGATCTGGCCGCAGGCCTGCCGATTGCCCACAATATGATCTATCAGGGCAACTTCCTGAATCTTTTGAGTCTCTATTCCATTCTCGGCGGCATTGTCTTTGTGCTGGTCTTCGCCTATCACGGTGCCTCCTTCCTGCAGCTGCGGCTGGTGGATAAAGGCCTGCTCTCCAGGATTCAGGGGTTGGGCAAATGCGCCGGCGGTTCAGCAGTCATCGCCTATGTGCTCTATCTGCTGCTCACCATGGAAAATACGGACCTGCTGGCCCGTCCCTGCTCGCTGGCTCTATTCCTGGCCACAGCTGTATTCTTCCTGCTGAGCCTCTGTCTCTTTGCCAAAAAGCCCGGCAAAAACAGCTTTATCCTGGGAGCGCTGGCCATTGCCAGCGTGACTTTCGGCTTCTTTGCCGGCATGTTCCCCCGGCTCATGGTATCGAGCCTCAACCCGGACTGGAGCCTGACCATCACCAACGCTTCTTCTACTGAGTACACCCTGTCCATCATGACGGTGGCCGCCTTCATCCTGGTACCCATCGTCCTCTGTTACCAGATCTGGACTTACTACATTTTCCGCAAACGCTTAACAGCGGATGATCCCGCCCATTATTGA